One Electrophorus electricus isolate fEleEle1 chromosome 13, fEleEle1.pri, whole genome shotgun sequence DNA segment encodes these proteins:
- the stxbp5b gene encoding syntaxin-binding protein 5 isoform X2, which yields MKKFNIRKVFDGLTAVSSSSSSASPQPSNRENDIIQETLQSEHFQLCKTVRHGFPYQPSAMAFDPVQKILVIGTQSGALRLFGRAGLECYCQHEGNSAVIQLQFLINEGALVSALSDDSIHLWNLRQKIPAILHSLKFNRERITFCHLPFQSKWLYIGTERGNIHIVNVESFTLSGYVIMWNKAIELSSKNHPGPVVHISDNPMDEGKLLIGFECGIVVLWDLRSKKADYRYSYDEAIHSVAWHHEGKQFVCSHSDGTLTTWNVRSPAKPAQIITPHGKQPRDGRKPDPCKPILKVEYKTAKAGEPFMVLSGGLSYDTVGRRACLTVMHGKSTAVLEMDYPIVDFLTLCETPYPNDYQEPYAVVVLLEKDLVVVDLAQTGYPSFENPYPLSIHESPVTCCEYFADCPAELIPALYSVGSRQKRQGYSKKEWPISGGNWGQGAQSYPEIIITGHADGSVKFWDASALMLQVLYKLKTAKVFEKVTAKEEKPSPDVVDEDPFAIHSLSWCPESRVLCLAAVSAHVIVYRFSKHEVTTETVQLLEVRMQCELNDVDSLEGGGEQASAVSTPGASSSPQGSTPQPHPSSSSTSSSEGLRDNVPCLKVRSSPLKQSPGYQVELVIQLLWVSGEPPQQISSLAVNSAYGLVVLGNGNGVAVVDYLQKTLLLNVTTAEMHGLPDPHQRQPRSPRKGRHPSGGLCDGNDGGATSEDRCKSPTSGCGSPYHSDEDSKQKFLEKVKSKSRLISKSVANDFAKMSRIFSMAADQKHDDARDGSFIHSRSSSMGSIDREAREVISSLHFFETLSRKNELVPVPSLWLGTSLGTVLAISLLVPSASELRLQQAVAVSFCGSVVRLKGGILRMAVMDSTGSLVPPACESWYDPNAPEEERERTRSRRPTSPSSSQENQDCQYAVVCSEKQAKVVALPSQNCIYDHNITETSFVLRADVVIMSAGICVACFCANGHIMTLSLPSLRPLLDVNYLPLTDMRIARTFCFSNLGQALYLTSPMEIQRLTYSQETCDNLQEMLGELFTPVETPEAPNRGFFKGLFGGGAQSLDREDLFGELAAGRASRSLAQHIPGPGSMEGMKGAASGVVGELARARIALDERGQKLGELEERTAAMMASADAFSRHAHDVMLKYKDKKWYQL from the exons ATGAAGAAGTTTAATATCAGAAAGGTGTTTGATGGCTTGACTGCggtttcctcctcttcctcatccgcATCACCTCAGCCGAGTAACAGGGAAAATGACATTATTCAGGAGACTTTGCAGTCAGAACATTTTCAGCTGTGTAAG ACAGTGCGACATGGCTTCCCTTATCAACCCTCTGCCATGGCCTTTGACCCTGTGCAAAAAATACTAGTCATTGGAACACAAAGTGGAGCCCTAAGGCT CTTTGGCCGAGCAGGATTGGAGTGTTATTGCCAGCACGAGGGCAACTCAGCTGTCATCCAGCTGCAGTTTCTCATCAATGAG GGGGCGCTGGTGAGTGCTTTAAGTGATGACAGCATTCACTTATGGAATTTGAGACAGAAGATTCCAGCAATTCTCCATTCCCTTAAATTCAACAGGGAGAG GATTACGTTCTGCCATTTGCCCTTCCAGAGTAAGTGGCTGTACATTGGCACAGAAAGAGGCAACATTCACATTGTCAATGTGGAGTCCTTCACTCTCTCAGGCTATGTCATCATGTGGAACAAAGCCATTGAGCT CTCTTCAAAGAACCACCCTGGACCTGTGGTACACATCAGTGATAACCCTATGGATGAAGGAAAG CTTTTGATTGGTTTTGAATGTGGTATTGTTGTGCTGTGGGACTTGAGATCAAAGAAAGCTGACTACCGCTACAGTTACGATGAG GCAATCCACTCTGTGGCCTGGCACCATGAAGGGAAACAATTTGTGTGCAGTCACTCAGATGGCACACTGACTACATGGAATGTACGTTCACCTGCAAAGCCTGCCCAGATCATCACACCGCACG GCAAACAGCCCAGGGATGGGAGAAAACCTGACCCATGCAAGCCCATTCTGAAAGTGGAATACAAAACGGCCAAGGCCGG gGAACCTTTCATGGTCCTGTCTGGAGGTCTCTCATATGATACAGTGGGGCGCAGGGCCTGTCTGACGGTGATGCATGGGAAAAGCACCGCTGTGCTGGAGATGGACTACCCCATCGTGGACTTCTTAACGCTCTGTGAAACTCCTTATCCAAACG ATTATCAGGAGCCATATGCTGTAGTGGTCCTGCTGGAGAAGGACTTAGTAGTTGTTGACCTTGCACAAACAGG GTACCCTAGCTTTGAGAACCCGTATCCTCTGAGCATCCACGAGTCCCCGGTGACTTGCTGCGAGTACTTTGCTGACTGCCCTGCTGAACTCATTCCTGCTCTTTACTCTGTGGGCTCCAGGCAGAAGAGACAGGGCTATAGTAAAAAG GAATGGCCTATAAGTGGTGGTAACTGGGGCCAGGGAGCGCAAAGCTACCCCGAGATCATTATCACAGg ACATGCTGATGGGTCTGTCAAATTCTGGGATGCTTCTGCAT TGATGCTGCAGGTGCTGTACAAGCTGAAGACAGCCAAAGTGTTTGAGAAGGTCACAGCCAAGGAGGAGAAGCCCAGCCCTGATGTCGTGGATGAAGACCCTTTCGCCATCCACAGCCTGTCCTGGTGTCCAGAGAGCCGCGTGCTCTGTCTGGCAGCTGTCTCCGCCCATGTCATTGTTTACCGCTTCAGCAAGCATGAAGTCACCACGGAAACTGTTCAG CTGCTAGAGGTGCGCATGCAGTGTGAGCTTAATGACGTGGACAGTCTGGAGGGAGGCGGGGAGCAGgcgtcggctgtgtccactccgGGAGCCTCGTCCAGCCCTCAGGGCAGTACGCCGCAACCGCACCCATCAAGCAGCAGCACCAGCTCCTCCGAGGGCCTGCGGGACAACGTGCCCTGCCTCAA GGTCAGGAGCAGTCCACTCAAACAGTCCCCCGGCTACCAGGTGGAACTGGTCATCCAGCTGCTGTGGGTGAGTGGGGAGCCACCGCAGCAGATCTCCAGCCTGGCTGTCAACTCCGCCTACGGCTT AGTGGTTCTGGGTAACGGTAATGGAGTGGCTGTAGTGGACTACCTCCAGAAGACCTTGCTGCTCAACGTGACCACAGCAGAGATGCACGGCTTGCCTGATCCCCATCAGAGACAACCGCGCTCACCCCGCAAGGGCAGGCACCCGTCCGGAG GTCTCTGTGATGGTAATGATGGTGGTGCTACCTCGGAAGACCGCTGCAAGTCACCTACATCAG GCTGTGGTTCTCCCTACCATTCAGATGAAGACAGCAAACAGAAGTTTCTGGAAAAGG tgaAATCCAAAAGCAGGCTGATATCAAAGAGTGTTGCCAATGACTTTG ctaaGATGTCACGGATATTTAGCATGGCTGCTGATCAGAAACATGATG ATGCCAGGGATGGCTCCTTCATCCACTCCCGCAGCTCCAGCATGGGCAGTATTGACAGAGAGGCTCGCGAGGTCATCTCTTCCCTTCATTTCTTCGAGACTCTGTCCAGGAAGAACGAGCTGGTGCCAGTCCCCAGCCTCTGGCTGGGCACCTCCCTGGGCACTGTGCTGGCAATCTCTCTCTTGGTGCCCTCTGCCTCAGAGCTGAGGCTGCAGCAAGCCGTAGCCGTCTCCTTCTGTG GCTCAGTGGTTCGGCTGAAGGGGGGTATTCTTCGCATGGCCGTGATGGACTCCACTGGCTCTCTGGTGCCCCCTGCTTGCGAGAGCTGGTATGATCCCAATGCCCctgaggaggagagggagcgaACACGAAGTCGCCGGCCCACCTCACCATCTTCCTCTCAGGAAAACCAGGACTGCCAGTACGCTGTGGTCTGCTCCGAGAAACAGGCCAAAGTGGTGGCCCTGCCCTCTCAGAACTGTATCTATGATCACAACATCACAGAGACATCGTTTGTACTGAGGGCTGACGTTGTCATCATGTCTGCTGGCATCTGCGTcgcctgtttctgtgccaatGGTCACATTATGACTCTGAG TTTGCCCAGCCTCAGGCCCCTGCTGGATGTGAACTACTTGCCTCTGACGGACATGCGCATAGCCAGGACCTTCTGCTTCTCCAACCTGGGCCAGGCTCTGTACCTCACCTCCCCTATGGAGATCCAGAGACTCACCTATAGCCAGGAAACCTGTGACAACCTGCAG GAGATGCTGGGTGAGCTCTTCACTCCAGTAGAGACCCCAGAGGCTCCTAACAGAGGCTTTTTTAAAGGTCTTTTTGGAGGTGGAGCTCAGTCTCTGGATAGAGAGGATCTCT TTGGTGAACTGGCGGCAGGCAGGGCCTCGCGCAGCTTGGCCCAGCACATCCCCGGGCCAGGCAGCATGGAGGGCATGAAGGGGGCAGCATCGGGTGTCGTGGGGGAGTTGGCGCGGGCACGCATTGCCCTGGATGAGAGAGGGCAGAAACTGGGCGAGTTGGAAGAGAGGACGGCGGCCATGATGGCCAGCGCGGATGCCTTTTCCAGGCATGCGCATGAT GTGATGCTGAAGTACAAGGATAAGAAGTGGTATCAGCTTTGA
- the stxbp5b gene encoding syntaxin-binding protein 5 isoform X1 — MKKFNIRKVFDGLTAVSSSSSSASPQPSNRENDIIQETLQSEHFQLCKTVRHGFPYQPSAMAFDPVQKILVIGTQSGALRLFGRAGLECYCQHEGNSAVIQLQFLINEGALVSALSDDSIHLWNLRQKIPAILHSLKFNRERITFCHLPFQSKWLYIGTERGNIHIVNVESFTLSGYVIMWNKAIELSSKNHPGPVVHISDNPMDEGKLLIGFECGIVVLWDLRSKKADYRYSYDEAIHSVAWHHEGKQFVCSHSDGTLTTWNVRSPAKPAQIITPHGKQPRDGRKPDPCKPILKVEYKTAKAGEPFMVLSGGLSYDTVGRRACLTVMHGKSTAVLEMDYPIVDFLTLCETPYPNDYQEPYAVVVLLEKDLVVVDLAQTGYPSFENPYPLSIHESPVTCCEYFADCPAELIPALYSVGSRQKRQGYSKKEWPISGGNWGQGAQSYPEIIITGHADGSVKFWDASALMLQVLYKLKTAKVFEKVTAKEEKPSPDVVDEDPFAIHSLSWCPESRVLCLAAVSAHVIVYRFSKHEVTTETVQLLEVRMQCELNDVDSLEGGGEQASAVSTPGASSSPQGSTPQPHPSSSSTSSSEGLRDNVPCLKVRSSPLKQSPGYQVELVIQLLWVSGEPPQQISSLAVNSAYGLVVLGNGNGVAVVDYLQKTLLLNVTTAEMHGLPDPHQRQPRSPRKGRHPSGVGLCDGNDGGATSEDRCKSPTSGCGSPYHSDEDSKQKFLEKVKSKSRLISKSVANDFAKMSRIFSMAADQKHDDARDGSFIHSRSSSMGSIDREAREVISSLHFFETLSRKNELVPVPSLWLGTSLGTVLAISLLVPSASELRLQQAVAVSFCGSVVRLKGGILRMAVMDSTGSLVPPACESWYDPNAPEEERERTRSRRPTSPSSSQENQDCQYAVVCSEKQAKVVALPSQNCIYDHNITETSFVLRADVVIMSAGICVACFCANGHIMTLSLPSLRPLLDVNYLPLTDMRIARTFCFSNLGQALYLTSPMEIQRLTYSQETCDNLQEMLGELFTPVETPEAPNRGFFKGLFGGGAQSLDREDLFGELAAGRASRSLAQHIPGPGSMEGMKGAASGVVGELARARIALDERGQKLGELEERTAAMMASADAFSRHAHDVMLKYKDKKWYQL; from the exons ATGAAGAAGTTTAATATCAGAAAGGTGTTTGATGGCTTGACTGCggtttcctcctcttcctcatccgcATCACCTCAGCCGAGTAACAGGGAAAATGACATTATTCAGGAGACTTTGCAGTCAGAACATTTTCAGCTGTGTAAG ACAGTGCGACATGGCTTCCCTTATCAACCCTCTGCCATGGCCTTTGACCCTGTGCAAAAAATACTAGTCATTGGAACACAAAGTGGAGCCCTAAGGCT CTTTGGCCGAGCAGGATTGGAGTGTTATTGCCAGCACGAGGGCAACTCAGCTGTCATCCAGCTGCAGTTTCTCATCAATGAG GGGGCGCTGGTGAGTGCTTTAAGTGATGACAGCATTCACTTATGGAATTTGAGACAGAAGATTCCAGCAATTCTCCATTCCCTTAAATTCAACAGGGAGAG GATTACGTTCTGCCATTTGCCCTTCCAGAGTAAGTGGCTGTACATTGGCACAGAAAGAGGCAACATTCACATTGTCAATGTGGAGTCCTTCACTCTCTCAGGCTATGTCATCATGTGGAACAAAGCCATTGAGCT CTCTTCAAAGAACCACCCTGGACCTGTGGTACACATCAGTGATAACCCTATGGATGAAGGAAAG CTTTTGATTGGTTTTGAATGTGGTATTGTTGTGCTGTGGGACTTGAGATCAAAGAAAGCTGACTACCGCTACAGTTACGATGAG GCAATCCACTCTGTGGCCTGGCACCATGAAGGGAAACAATTTGTGTGCAGTCACTCAGATGGCACACTGACTACATGGAATGTACGTTCACCTGCAAAGCCTGCCCAGATCATCACACCGCACG GCAAACAGCCCAGGGATGGGAGAAAACCTGACCCATGCAAGCCCATTCTGAAAGTGGAATACAAAACGGCCAAGGCCGG gGAACCTTTCATGGTCCTGTCTGGAGGTCTCTCATATGATACAGTGGGGCGCAGGGCCTGTCTGACGGTGATGCATGGGAAAAGCACCGCTGTGCTGGAGATGGACTACCCCATCGTGGACTTCTTAACGCTCTGTGAAACTCCTTATCCAAACG ATTATCAGGAGCCATATGCTGTAGTGGTCCTGCTGGAGAAGGACTTAGTAGTTGTTGACCTTGCACAAACAGG GTACCCTAGCTTTGAGAACCCGTATCCTCTGAGCATCCACGAGTCCCCGGTGACTTGCTGCGAGTACTTTGCTGACTGCCCTGCTGAACTCATTCCTGCTCTTTACTCTGTGGGCTCCAGGCAGAAGAGACAGGGCTATAGTAAAAAG GAATGGCCTATAAGTGGTGGTAACTGGGGCCAGGGAGCGCAAAGCTACCCCGAGATCATTATCACAGg ACATGCTGATGGGTCTGTCAAATTCTGGGATGCTTCTGCAT TGATGCTGCAGGTGCTGTACAAGCTGAAGACAGCCAAAGTGTTTGAGAAGGTCACAGCCAAGGAGGAGAAGCCCAGCCCTGATGTCGTGGATGAAGACCCTTTCGCCATCCACAGCCTGTCCTGGTGTCCAGAGAGCCGCGTGCTCTGTCTGGCAGCTGTCTCCGCCCATGTCATTGTTTACCGCTTCAGCAAGCATGAAGTCACCACGGAAACTGTTCAG CTGCTAGAGGTGCGCATGCAGTGTGAGCTTAATGACGTGGACAGTCTGGAGGGAGGCGGGGAGCAGgcgtcggctgtgtccactccgGGAGCCTCGTCCAGCCCTCAGGGCAGTACGCCGCAACCGCACCCATCAAGCAGCAGCACCAGCTCCTCCGAGGGCCTGCGGGACAACGTGCCCTGCCTCAA GGTCAGGAGCAGTCCACTCAAACAGTCCCCCGGCTACCAGGTGGAACTGGTCATCCAGCTGCTGTGGGTGAGTGGGGAGCCACCGCAGCAGATCTCCAGCCTGGCTGTCAACTCCGCCTACGGCTT AGTGGTTCTGGGTAACGGTAATGGAGTGGCTGTAGTGGACTACCTCCAGAAGACCTTGCTGCTCAACGTGACCACAGCAGAGATGCACGGCTTGCCTGATCCCCATCAGAGACAACCGCGCTCACCCCGCAAGGGCAGGCACCCGTCCGGAG TAGGTCTCTGTGATGGTAATGATGGTGGTGCTACCTCGGAAGACCGCTGCAAGTCACCTACATCAG GCTGTGGTTCTCCCTACCATTCAGATGAAGACAGCAAACAGAAGTTTCTGGAAAAGG tgaAATCCAAAAGCAGGCTGATATCAAAGAGTGTTGCCAATGACTTTG ctaaGATGTCACGGATATTTAGCATGGCTGCTGATCAGAAACATGATG ATGCCAGGGATGGCTCCTTCATCCACTCCCGCAGCTCCAGCATGGGCAGTATTGACAGAGAGGCTCGCGAGGTCATCTCTTCCCTTCATTTCTTCGAGACTCTGTCCAGGAAGAACGAGCTGGTGCCAGTCCCCAGCCTCTGGCTGGGCACCTCCCTGGGCACTGTGCTGGCAATCTCTCTCTTGGTGCCCTCTGCCTCAGAGCTGAGGCTGCAGCAAGCCGTAGCCGTCTCCTTCTGTG GCTCAGTGGTTCGGCTGAAGGGGGGTATTCTTCGCATGGCCGTGATGGACTCCACTGGCTCTCTGGTGCCCCCTGCTTGCGAGAGCTGGTATGATCCCAATGCCCctgaggaggagagggagcgaACACGAAGTCGCCGGCCCACCTCACCATCTTCCTCTCAGGAAAACCAGGACTGCCAGTACGCTGTGGTCTGCTCCGAGAAACAGGCCAAAGTGGTGGCCCTGCCCTCTCAGAACTGTATCTATGATCACAACATCACAGAGACATCGTTTGTACTGAGGGCTGACGTTGTCATCATGTCTGCTGGCATCTGCGTcgcctgtttctgtgccaatGGTCACATTATGACTCTGAG TTTGCCCAGCCTCAGGCCCCTGCTGGATGTGAACTACTTGCCTCTGACGGACATGCGCATAGCCAGGACCTTCTGCTTCTCCAACCTGGGCCAGGCTCTGTACCTCACCTCCCCTATGGAGATCCAGAGACTCACCTATAGCCAGGAAACCTGTGACAACCTGCAG GAGATGCTGGGTGAGCTCTTCACTCCAGTAGAGACCCCAGAGGCTCCTAACAGAGGCTTTTTTAAAGGTCTTTTTGGAGGTGGAGCTCAGTCTCTGGATAGAGAGGATCTCT TTGGTGAACTGGCGGCAGGCAGGGCCTCGCGCAGCTTGGCCCAGCACATCCCCGGGCCAGGCAGCATGGAGGGCATGAAGGGGGCAGCATCGGGTGTCGTGGGGGAGTTGGCGCGGGCACGCATTGCCCTGGATGAGAGAGGGCAGAAACTGGGCGAGTTGGAAGAGAGGACGGCGGCCATGATGGCCAGCGCGGATGCCTTTTCCAGGCATGCGCATGAT GTGATGCTGAAGTACAAGGATAAGAAGTGGTATCAGCTTTGA
- the stxbp5b gene encoding syntaxin-binding protein 5 isoform X3: protein MKKFNIRKVFDGLTAVSSSSSSASPQPSNRENDIIQETLQSEHFQLCKTVRHGFPYQPSAMAFDPVQKILVIGTQSGALRLFGRAGLECYCQHEGNSAVIQLQFLINEGALVSALSDDSIHLWNLRQKIPAILHSLKFNRERITFCHLPFQSKWLYIGTERGNIHIVNVESFTLSGYVIMWNKAIELSSKNHPGPVVHISDNPMDEGKLLIGFECGIVVLWDLRSKKADYRYSYDEAIHSVAWHHEGKQFVCSHSDGTLTTWNVRSPAKPAQIITPHGKQPRDGRKPDPCKPILKVEYKTAKAGEPFMVLSGGLSYDTVGRRACLTVMHGKSTAVLEMDYPIVDFLTLCETPYPNDYQEPYAVVVLLEKDLVVVDLAQTGYPSFENPYPLSIHESPVTCCEYFADCPAELIPALYSVGSRQKRQGYSKKEWPISGGNWGQGAQSYPEIIITGHADGSVKFWDASALMLQVLYKLKTAKVFEKVTAKEEKPSPDVVDEDPFAIHSLSWCPESRVLCLAAVSAHVIVYRFSKHEVTTETVQLLEVRMQCELNDVDSLEGGGEQASAVSTPGASSSPQGSTPQPHPSSSSTSSSEGLRDNVPCLKVRSSPLKQSPGYQVELVIQLLWVSGEPPQQISSLAVNSAYGLVVLGNGNGVAVVDYLQKTLLLNVTTAEMHGLPDPHQRQPRSPRKGRHPSGVGLCDGNDGGATSEDRCKSPTSGCGSPYHSDEDSKQKFLEKVKSKSRLISKSVANDFDARDGSFIHSRSSSMGSIDREAREVISSLHFFETLSRKNELVPVPSLWLGTSLGTVLAISLLVPSASELRLQQAVAVSFCGSVVRLKGGILRMAVMDSTGSLVPPACESWYDPNAPEEERERTRSRRPTSPSSSQENQDCQYAVVCSEKQAKVVALPSQNCIYDHNITETSFVLRADVVIMSAGICVACFCANGHIMTLSLPSLRPLLDVNYLPLTDMRIARTFCFSNLGQALYLTSPMEIQRLTYSQETCDNLQEMLGELFTPVETPEAPNRGFFKGLFGGGAQSLDREDLFGELAAGRASRSLAQHIPGPGSMEGMKGAASGVVGELARARIALDERGQKLGELEERTAAMMASADAFSRHAHDVMLKYKDKKWYQL, encoded by the exons ATGAAGAAGTTTAATATCAGAAAGGTGTTTGATGGCTTGACTGCggtttcctcctcttcctcatccgcATCACCTCAGCCGAGTAACAGGGAAAATGACATTATTCAGGAGACTTTGCAGTCAGAACATTTTCAGCTGTGTAAG ACAGTGCGACATGGCTTCCCTTATCAACCCTCTGCCATGGCCTTTGACCCTGTGCAAAAAATACTAGTCATTGGAACACAAAGTGGAGCCCTAAGGCT CTTTGGCCGAGCAGGATTGGAGTGTTATTGCCAGCACGAGGGCAACTCAGCTGTCATCCAGCTGCAGTTTCTCATCAATGAG GGGGCGCTGGTGAGTGCTTTAAGTGATGACAGCATTCACTTATGGAATTTGAGACAGAAGATTCCAGCAATTCTCCATTCCCTTAAATTCAACAGGGAGAG GATTACGTTCTGCCATTTGCCCTTCCAGAGTAAGTGGCTGTACATTGGCACAGAAAGAGGCAACATTCACATTGTCAATGTGGAGTCCTTCACTCTCTCAGGCTATGTCATCATGTGGAACAAAGCCATTGAGCT CTCTTCAAAGAACCACCCTGGACCTGTGGTACACATCAGTGATAACCCTATGGATGAAGGAAAG CTTTTGATTGGTTTTGAATGTGGTATTGTTGTGCTGTGGGACTTGAGATCAAAGAAAGCTGACTACCGCTACAGTTACGATGAG GCAATCCACTCTGTGGCCTGGCACCATGAAGGGAAACAATTTGTGTGCAGTCACTCAGATGGCACACTGACTACATGGAATGTACGTTCACCTGCAAAGCCTGCCCAGATCATCACACCGCACG GCAAACAGCCCAGGGATGGGAGAAAACCTGACCCATGCAAGCCCATTCTGAAAGTGGAATACAAAACGGCCAAGGCCGG gGAACCTTTCATGGTCCTGTCTGGAGGTCTCTCATATGATACAGTGGGGCGCAGGGCCTGTCTGACGGTGATGCATGGGAAAAGCACCGCTGTGCTGGAGATGGACTACCCCATCGTGGACTTCTTAACGCTCTGTGAAACTCCTTATCCAAACG ATTATCAGGAGCCATATGCTGTAGTGGTCCTGCTGGAGAAGGACTTAGTAGTTGTTGACCTTGCACAAACAGG GTACCCTAGCTTTGAGAACCCGTATCCTCTGAGCATCCACGAGTCCCCGGTGACTTGCTGCGAGTACTTTGCTGACTGCCCTGCTGAACTCATTCCTGCTCTTTACTCTGTGGGCTCCAGGCAGAAGAGACAGGGCTATAGTAAAAAG GAATGGCCTATAAGTGGTGGTAACTGGGGCCAGGGAGCGCAAAGCTACCCCGAGATCATTATCACAGg ACATGCTGATGGGTCTGTCAAATTCTGGGATGCTTCTGCAT TGATGCTGCAGGTGCTGTACAAGCTGAAGACAGCCAAAGTGTTTGAGAAGGTCACAGCCAAGGAGGAGAAGCCCAGCCCTGATGTCGTGGATGAAGACCCTTTCGCCATCCACAGCCTGTCCTGGTGTCCAGAGAGCCGCGTGCTCTGTCTGGCAGCTGTCTCCGCCCATGTCATTGTTTACCGCTTCAGCAAGCATGAAGTCACCACGGAAACTGTTCAG CTGCTAGAGGTGCGCATGCAGTGTGAGCTTAATGACGTGGACAGTCTGGAGGGAGGCGGGGAGCAGgcgtcggctgtgtccactccgGGAGCCTCGTCCAGCCCTCAGGGCAGTACGCCGCAACCGCACCCATCAAGCAGCAGCACCAGCTCCTCCGAGGGCCTGCGGGACAACGTGCCCTGCCTCAA GGTCAGGAGCAGTCCACTCAAACAGTCCCCCGGCTACCAGGTGGAACTGGTCATCCAGCTGCTGTGGGTGAGTGGGGAGCCACCGCAGCAGATCTCCAGCCTGGCTGTCAACTCCGCCTACGGCTT AGTGGTTCTGGGTAACGGTAATGGAGTGGCTGTAGTGGACTACCTCCAGAAGACCTTGCTGCTCAACGTGACCACAGCAGAGATGCACGGCTTGCCTGATCCCCATCAGAGACAACCGCGCTCACCCCGCAAGGGCAGGCACCCGTCCGGAG TAGGTCTCTGTGATGGTAATGATGGTGGTGCTACCTCGGAAGACCGCTGCAAGTCACCTACATCAG GCTGTGGTTCTCCCTACCATTCAGATGAAGACAGCAAACAGAAGTTTCTGGAAAAGG tgaAATCCAAAAGCAGGCTGATATCAAAGAGTGTTGCCAATGACTTTG ATGCCAGGGATGGCTCCTTCATCCACTCCCGCAGCTCCAGCATGGGCAGTATTGACAGAGAGGCTCGCGAGGTCATCTCTTCCCTTCATTTCTTCGAGACTCTGTCCAGGAAGAACGAGCTGGTGCCAGTCCCCAGCCTCTGGCTGGGCACCTCCCTGGGCACTGTGCTGGCAATCTCTCTCTTGGTGCCCTCTGCCTCAGAGCTGAGGCTGCAGCAAGCCGTAGCCGTCTCCTTCTGTG GCTCAGTGGTTCGGCTGAAGGGGGGTATTCTTCGCATGGCCGTGATGGACTCCACTGGCTCTCTGGTGCCCCCTGCTTGCGAGAGCTGGTATGATCCCAATGCCCctgaggaggagagggagcgaACACGAAGTCGCCGGCCCACCTCACCATCTTCCTCTCAGGAAAACCAGGACTGCCAGTACGCTGTGGTCTGCTCCGAGAAACAGGCCAAAGTGGTGGCCCTGCCCTCTCAGAACTGTATCTATGATCACAACATCACAGAGACATCGTTTGTACTGAGGGCTGACGTTGTCATCATGTCTGCTGGCATCTGCGTcgcctgtttctgtgccaatGGTCACATTATGACTCTGAG TTTGCCCAGCCTCAGGCCCCTGCTGGATGTGAACTACTTGCCTCTGACGGACATGCGCATAGCCAGGACCTTCTGCTTCTCCAACCTGGGCCAGGCTCTGTACCTCACCTCCCCTATGGAGATCCAGAGACTCACCTATAGCCAGGAAACCTGTGACAACCTGCAG GAGATGCTGGGTGAGCTCTTCACTCCAGTAGAGACCCCAGAGGCTCCTAACAGAGGCTTTTTTAAAGGTCTTTTTGGAGGTGGAGCTCAGTCTCTGGATAGAGAGGATCTCT TTGGTGAACTGGCGGCAGGCAGGGCCTCGCGCAGCTTGGCCCAGCACATCCCCGGGCCAGGCAGCATGGAGGGCATGAAGGGGGCAGCATCGGGTGTCGTGGGGGAGTTGGCGCGGGCACGCATTGCCCTGGATGAGAGAGGGCAGAAACTGGGCGAGTTGGAAGAGAGGACGGCGGCCATGATGGCCAGCGCGGATGCCTTTTCCAGGCATGCGCATGAT GTGATGCTGAAGTACAAGGATAAGAAGTGGTATCAGCTTTGA